The following coding sequences are from one Musa acuminata AAA Group cultivar baxijiao chromosome BXJ2-4, Cavendish_Baxijiao_AAA, whole genome shotgun sequence window:
- the LOC103974922 gene encoding transmembrane 9 superfamily member 2, which produces MEVAWLFLLMLACGSRVGADGSDHRYKEGDHVPLYANKVGPFHNPSETYRFYDLPFCSPGHVTEKKEALGEVLNGDRLVDAPYELNFREEKQAKSLCKRTLSEGDVGKLRDAVSKDYYFQMYYDDLPLWGFLGRIEKNKLDSSEFKYLLFLHIHFEILYNDDRVIVINVQTDPNLSVDITDDKEVDVEFSYSVSWKKTEIPFEKRMEKYSKTSFMPHHLEIHWFSIINSCVTVLLLTGFLATIFMRVLKNDFVKYSHDEENVEDQEETGWKYIHGDVFRFPKNKSLFSAVIGSGTQLLALTIFIFLLALVGVFYPYNRGALFTALVVIYALTSGIAGYTATSFYIQLEGTNWVRNLLLTGCLFCGPLFLTFCFLNTVAIVYSATAALPFGTILVILLIWALVTSPLLVLGSVAGKNSTTEFQAPCRTAKYPREIPQLPWYRGTIPQMVMAGFLPFSAIYIELYYIFASVWGHKIYTIYSILFIVFIILIIVTAFITVALTYFQLAAEDHEWWWRSVLCGGSTGIFILFYCIYYYRARSDMSGFMQTSFFFGYMSCICYGFFLMLGTIGFCASLLFVRHIYQLIKCE; this is translated from the exons ATGGAGGTGGCATGGTTGTTTCTTCTGATGCTGGCTTGTGGATCGAGGGTTGGGGCTGATGGATCGGATCATAGATACAAGGAGGGGGATCATGTTCCTCTTTATGCTAACAAGGTCGGACCTTTCCACAATCCAAG TGAGACATATCGGTTCTATGACTTGCCATTCTGTTCACCAG GCCATGTGACCGAGAAAAAGGAAGCTCTAGGAGAAGTTCTAAATGGTGATCGTTTGGTTGATGCACCATATGAGTTGAATTTCCGCGAGGAGAAACAGGCCAAATCTCTTTGTAAGAGAACTTTGTCAGAAGGAGATGTAGGCAAACTCAGAGATGCTGTATCAAAGGACTACTACTTTCAGATGTACTATGATGATCTGCCTTTATGGGGATTCTTGGGCAGGATCGAGAAAAATAAGCTTGACTCAAGCGAGTTCAAGTACTTGCTCTTTTTACACATTCACTTTGAAATCCTTTACAATGATGACCGTGTGATAGTAATTAATGTGCAAACTGATCCAAATTTGTCTGTCGATATCACGGATGATAAGGAAGTTGACGTGGAGTTCTCGTATTCCGTCTCATGGAAGAAAACTGAGATTCCTTTTGAGAAGAGAATGGAGAAGTACTCAAAGACTTCGTTCATGCCTCATCATTTGGAGATTCACTGGTTCTCTATAATTAACTCATGCGTGACGGTCCTCCTTTTGACTGGGTTCCTTGCTACAATATTCATGCGCGTGCTCAAAAACGATTTCGTGAA ATATTCCCACGATGAAGAAAACGTTGAGGACCAAGAGGAGACTGGATGGAAGTATATTCATGGCGATGTATTCCGATTTCCAAAGAACAAATCTTTGTTTTCAGCTGTTATTGGATCTGGAACTCAGCTCCTTGCACT TACGATATTCATCTTTCTCCTTGCACTTGTTGGTGTCTTTTATCCGTACAATCGGGGAGCTTTATTCACAGCACTTGTTGTAATCTACGCTCTTACTTCTGGCATTGCTGGTTATACAGCAACCTCTTTCTACATACAGCTAGAAGGGACTAACTGG GTGAGGAATTTATTGTTGACTGGTTGCTTATTTTGTGGACCTCTGTTCTTGACCTTCTGCTTCCTAAACACTGTTGCTATAGTGTATAGTGCTACTGCAGCCTTGCCATTTGGCACTATACTTGTGATTCTCCTAATATGGGCACTCGTGACTTCTCCTTTGCTTGTGTTGGGTAGTGTTGCTGGTAAAAACAGTACGACAGAGTTCCAAGCTCCGTGTCGTACCGCAAAGTATCCGAGAGAAATACCTCAATTGCCATGGTACCGGGGCACCATACCTCAGATGGTGATGGCAGGGTTCCTTCCGTTTAGTGCTATTTATATTGAACTTTACTATATATTTGCCAGTGTGTGGGGCCATAAAATCTATACAATATACAGCATCCTTTTCATTGTCTTTATCATCCTCATTATTGTCACAGCATTCATCACTGTGGCTTTGACATACTTTCAACTTGCTGCCGAGGATCATGAGTGGTGGTGGAG ATCTGTTCTTTGTGGAGGCTCAACTGGCATATTCATCTTGTTCTACTGCATATATTACTATCGCGCAAGATCGGATATGTCGGGTTTCATGCAAACATCGTTTTTCTTTGGCTACATGTCTTGTATCTGCTATGGATTCTTCCTTATGTTGGGGACCATCGGCTTCTGTGCGTCTTTACTGTTTGTGCGGCACATATATCAGTTGATCAAGTGTGAGTAG